Proteins encoded together in one Mauremys reevesii isolate NIE-2019 linkage group 11, ASM1616193v1, whole genome shotgun sequence window:
- the LOC120374479 gene encoding uncharacterized protein LOC120374479, with translation MGPGDDPEAFLVTFERVAVVAGWAQDQWATILAPYLTGTAQTVYRGLSVEAAQDYSQVKAAILDALDVSPETYRQRFRSLAYPPGARPRIVAQELRVVVLEQFAHVLPPRGRAWVLRHRPATVAAAVTLMEDFLAGETPLGSAGRTAPPRTERPNPEKKGAPTLTDVQVSSHGAEARTRTATSSGRPARTPVPVARGDYRNLPGGNPGTRSRTGRADLGPCFSCGEYGHLQRDCPGLECTFGQVYSGEGRARRWQAAKITVPVVVEGRPTVALLDSGCSQTLVCQTMGPQANNHLGKIQLQCIHGDIRPYPSTRAQLTIDGVTQLMTVGLAPRLAYPVILGRDWPEFPAVLCRHAEGSPQVTPALEGDLRD, from the coding sequence ATGGGGCCCGGCGACGACCCTGAAGCCTTTCTCGTCACATTCGAGCGGGTGGCCGTCGTCGCGGGCTGGGCCCAGGACCAATGggccaccatcctggccccatACTTAACGGGGACTGCTCAGACGGTCTATCGAGGCTTGTCTGTGGAGGCAGCCCAGGACTACAGCCAGGTGAAAGCCGCTATCCTAGACGCCCTGGATGTGAGTCCAGAGACCTACCGACAGCGGTTTAGAAGCCTGGCGTATCCTCCAGGGGCCCGACCTCGGATAGTGGCCCAGGAGCTTCGAGTGGTAGTATTGGAGCAGTTCGCCCATGTACTCCCGCCGCGAGGAagagcctgggtcctccgccataGGCCGGCGACAGTGGCCGCGGCCGTTACGttaatggaggacttcctcgcGGGTGAAACCCCGCTGGGCTCGGCTGGCCGGACAGCCCCGCCCCGGACGGAGCGCCCCAACCCAGAAAAGAAGGGGGCGCCCACCCTCACAGACGTACAAGTTTCCTCCCATGGAGCGGAGGCCCGGACCCGTACCGCCACGTCCTCTGGGAGACCCGCTCGGACCCCGGTTCCTGTGGCGAGAGGGGACTACCGGAACCTGCCTGGAGGTAACCCCGGGACCCGGTCACGgacgggacgagcagacctggggccctgttTCTCCTGTGGAGAGTATGGCCATTTACAGCGGGACTGCCCAGGACTGGAGTGTACCTTTGGCCAGGTTTACTCAGGGGAAGGCCGTGCCCGGCGTTGGCAAGCGGCCAAGATCACCGTGCCCGTGGTCGTTGAGGGGCGCCCGACGGTGGCCCTCCTCGATTCAGGCTGCAGCCAGACACTGGTCTGCCAAACCATGGGCCCGCAGGCTAACAACCACCTGGGGAAGATTCAGCTGCAGTGTATCCACGGGGATATACGGCCCTACCCAAGTACCAGGGCCCAACTGACTATTGATGGGGTCACCCAGCTGATGACAGTGGGACTTGCTCCACGGCTGGCGTACCCGGTGATCCTGGGTCGGGACTGGCCCGAGTTCCCCGCCGTACTATGCCGCCACGCCGAGGGCAGCCCGCAGGTCACGCCAGCCTTGGAAGGAGACCTCAGAGACTGA
- the LOC120374478 gene encoding uncharacterized protein LOC120374478 has translation MTTEEAALKVIGEQLQGRDKDEGQQLRFLRAIYPACLAAQDRGQDTLEPRCCKAAVVERIVELIEELPKDSPPSEILASCLAAVGNLSTMKPALEPELESRLLQAALGSVFTLGTETDATDIQALHKVMPELLDAVLGNLLVFGKFFSAGQRKCFLKTAVPAIYNPLLCISQAGLLLTYAILGEAEQLLGYTLEDTTAKVMGQLRSIRQLHQVPEVLQGLSLT, from the exons atgaccacagaggaagctgctctcaaggtcatcggagagcagctccagggcagagacaag GAtgaggggcagcagctcaggttcctGCGGGCCATCTACCCCGCGTGTCTTGCTGcacaggacagagggcaggacacgctggagccgcgctgctgcaaggcggctgtggtggagaggattgtg gagctcattgaggagcttcctaaagactctccacccagcgagatcctcgccagctgcctggctgctgtgggcaacctcag caccatgaaACCAGCCCTTGAGCCTGAGCTAGAGTCCCGCCTCTTGCAAGCTGCCCTTGGCTcggtcttcaccctgggcacggaGACGGACGCCACCGACATCCAG gctctacacaaagtcatgccagagctcctggatgctgtgctggggaacctgctg gtctttggaaaattcttctctgcGGGGCAGAGGAAATGCTTCCTCAAGACAGCCGTGCCAGCGATCTACAACCCCCTGCTGtgcattagccaggctgggcttcTCCTCACGTACGCCATCCTGGGGGAAGCCGAGCAACTGCTGGGGTACACG ctggaggacacCACCGCCAAGGTGATGGGTCAGCTCCGCAGCATCCGGCAGCTGCACCAGGTGCCTGAGGTGCTGCAAGGGCTGAGCCTCACCTGA